A genome region from Gambusia affinis linkage group LG24, SWU_Gaff_1.0, whole genome shotgun sequence includes the following:
- the ccnt2b gene encoding cyclin-T2b: MAVHRGPSTKWLFTREQLENTPSRRCGIEADKELSYRQQAANLIQDIGQRLNVSQLIINTAIVYMHRFYMIHSFTKFNRNIISQTTLFLAAKVEEQPRKLEHVIKIAQAFINPQDPVPDTKSSAFQLLTQELVALETIVLQTLGFEITVDHPHTDVVRCSQLVRASKDLAQTSYFMATNSLHLTTFCLQYRPTVVACVCIHLACKWSNWEIPVSTDGKHWWEYVDRTVTLQLLDELTHEFLQILERTPSKLKRIRNWRAIQAAKKPKTEGSAVESAFQGTSLDGLPGVTNSFFPSTSNSSEMSSLSSIAASYPMYQQLSDQFTQPAHSDFTLVKHKHKATAGSSSDHEQPGAASFSRPQKVLTLEKYRVKQAGELALQNGVKEEVGADVYAPPAVSSHHHKRRSQQPQAGQSGDGRREKASSKKPRLASSYAENGSVTGEEFKMRIKVSSDQGASLSGKDKHKEHSGHRHSKHSHSHSYSIGGNSRVTADGAAFSVRASGGHFNDSGSSGSSRKRQHADSGGHNNHHHHHHHHSSSKSSRSSKGGIGSAHYPSDGGQRAMELHDGTNGMLLSNGQHTDYKNTFDMLDSLLSAQGMNL, encoded by the exons ATGGCGGTGCACCGGGGACCCTCTACGAAATGGCTGTTTACCCGGGAGCAGCTGGAAAACACCCCGTCTCGACGCTGCGGGATAGAGGCGGACAAGGAGCTCTCCTACAGGCAGCAGGCCGCTAATCTGATCCAGGACATCGGCCAAAGACTCAACGT GTCTCAACTAATAATCAACACCGCGATAGTTTATATGCATAGGTTTTATATGATCCACTCGTTCACCAAATTCAACAGAAAT ATCATTTCCCAGACGACGTTATTCCTGGCAGCCAAAGTGGAGGAGCAGCCCAGGAAGCTGGAGCACGTCATTAAAATAGCCCAAGCCTTCATTAACCCGCAGGACCCCGTCCCTGACACTAAAAGCAGT gcaTTCCAGCTGCTGACACAAGAGCTTGTAGCCCTGGAAACGATAGTGCTGCAAACGCTGG GTTTTGAAATTACAGTTGATCATCCTCACACAGATGTTGTGAGGTGTTCCCAGCTAGTGCGAG CAAGCAAGGATTTGGCACAGACTTCCTATTTCATGGCTACCAACAG TTTGCACCTCACCACCTTCTGCCTGCAGTACAGGCCAACAGTGGTTGCATGTGTCTGCATCCACCTGGCCTGCAAGTGGTCCAACTGGGAGATCCCGGTGTCCACAGACGGGAAACACTGGTGGGAGTACGTGGACCGCACCGTAACGCTACAGCTGCTAGATG AGCTCACCCATGAGTTCCTTCAGATTCTGGAGAGGACACCCAGCAAGCTGAAGAGGATACGAAACTGGAGG GCTATTCAAGCAGCAAAGAAACCAAAGACTGAAGGCTCGGCTGTGGAGAGTGCCTTCCAAGGGACGTCTTTAGATGGCCTTCCTGGTGTAACCAACTCCTTCTTCCCCTCCACGTCAAACTCCTCAGAAATGTCCAGCCTGAGCTCCATAGCCGCATCTTACCCCATGTACCAGCAGCTCAGCGACCAGTTCACCCAGCCTGCCCACTCAGACTTCACGCtagtcaaacacaaacacaaagccacAGCCGGGTCCAGCAGCGACCACGAGCAGCCGGGCGCCGCTTCCTTTTCACGGCCACAGAAAGTCTTGACTCTGGAGAAGTACAGGGTGAAGCAAGCAGGAGAGCTGGCCTTGCAGAACGGCGTTAAGGAGGAGGTCGGCGCCGACGTTTATGCTCCTCCGGCCGTCTCCTCGCACCACCACAAGAGACGCTCCCAGCAGCCGCAGGCCGGCCAGTCGGGTGACGGCAGGCGGGAGAAGGCGAGCTCGAAGAAGCCCCGGCTCGCCTCTTCCTACGCCGAGAACGGCTCCGTCACGGGCGAGGAGTTCAAGATGAGAATCAAGGTTTCTTCGGATCAGGGCGCGAGTCTGTCGGGGAAGGACAAGCACAAAGAGCACAGCGGACACCGCCACTCCAAACACAGCCACTCCCACTCCTACTCCATCGGCGGTAACAGCAGGGTGACGGCCGACGGCGCCGCCTTCTCTGTCCGAGCTTCCGGCGGCCATTTTAACGACAGCGGCTCCTCCGGCTCGTCCCGTAAGAGACAGCACGCCGACTCTGGCGGCCACAacaaccaccaccaccaccaccaccaccactcgTCCTCCAAGAGCAGCAGGTCCTCCAAAGGAGGGATTGGCTCGGCTCACTACCCGTCAGACGGCGGCCAGAGAGCGATGGAGCTCCACGACGGGACGAACGGCATGCTGCTGTCCAACGGCCAACACACTGActacaaaaacacttttgacaTGCTGGACTCTTTACTAAGTGCCCAAGGAATGAACTTGTAA